A genomic segment from Streptosporangium roseum DSM 43021 encodes:
- the sucD gene encoding succinate--CoA ligase subunit alpha, with the protein MAIWLTENSKIIVQGMTGGEGTKHTRRMLASGARVVGGVNARKAGTTHEGLPVFGTVVEAIKETGADVSVVFVPPAFTKDAVKEAIDAEIPLCVVITEGVPIHDTTEFWAYAVAKGNKTRIIGPNCPGIASPGASNAGIIPADITTAGRIGLVSKSGTLTYQLMYELRDFGFSTAVGIGGDPVIGTTHIDALQAFQDDPGTDAIVMIGEIGGDAEERAAAYIEQHVTKPVVAYVAGFTAPEGKTMGHAGAIVSGSAGTAQAKKEALEKVGVRVGKTPSETARLMREVMQAR; encoded by the coding sequence ATGGCTATCTGGCTGACCGAGAACAGCAAGATCATTGTTCAGGGCATGACCGGCGGTGAGGGCACCAAGCACACCCGCCGCATGCTCGCCTCCGGCGCCCGCGTCGTCGGCGGCGTCAACGCCCGCAAGGCCGGCACCACCCACGAGGGTCTGCCCGTCTTCGGCACCGTCGTCGAGGCCATCAAGGAGACCGGCGCCGACGTGTCGGTCGTCTTCGTGCCCCCGGCGTTCACCAAGGACGCCGTCAAGGAGGCCATCGACGCCGAGATCCCGCTCTGCGTCGTGATCACCGAGGGTGTCCCGATCCACGACACCACCGAGTTCTGGGCCTACGCGGTCGCCAAGGGCAACAAGACCCGCATCATCGGGCCGAACTGCCCCGGCATCGCCTCGCCCGGCGCCTCCAACGCCGGCATCATCCCCGCCGACATCACCACCGCCGGCCGCATCGGCCTGGTGTCGAAGTCCGGGACGCTGACCTACCAGCTCATGTACGAGCTGCGGGACTTCGGCTTCTCCACCGCCGTCGGCATCGGTGGCGACCCGGTCATCGGCACCACGCACATCGACGCCCTCCAGGCCTTCCAGGACGACCCGGGCACCGACGCGATCGTGATGATCGGTGAGATCGGCGGAGACGCCGAGGAGCGCGCCGCCGCCTACATCGAGCAGCACGTGACCAAGCCGGTCGTCGCCTACGTCGCGGGCTTCACCGCCCCCGAGGGCAAGACCATGGGCCACGCGGGCGCGATCGTGTCCGGCTCGGCCGGCACCGCCCAGGCGAAGAAGGAGGCTCTGGAGAAGGTCGGCGTCCGCGTCGGCAAGACCCCGAGCGAGACCGCCCGCCTGATGCGCGAGGTCATGCAGGCCCGCTAG
- a CDS encoding DUF6350 family protein: MTALLDQLRTAPRNVLSRIPLPGVTGDDDDVRRPLPVSGMLAAAWTLGVGLAVLTTLTLVGWIASPKGSLGPGLPGVFRTASQLWLAAHHAGFAIPGGSVGLLPLGLTVLPAFLLYRAGIWMARDADLRLRLPARLPKNSPKDEANARRRAQLVLVAQAGISLAAPYALLAGIIALVTRNEVTQPFLGDVLVSHLVVAFLAGSLATARTIGPWRSMLRLLPERLRSVVVASAAALGIMLVAGAVMVFGAIVVNFKQVQELSDVLSPGFVGGLLLLLVQGLYLLNAVIWGMAYIAGPGFAVGTGTLVAPTGVQLGTVPSLPILGALPEAGPTPAWVMVVIALPFAAGAVAGVLGVRIAPSPSFEGAPLWGFVCGLATGAAAGLLAALSGGSLGGARLSAVGPAAWEVMLSVTLEVGVAAGISAGLANWWLIFREQNAAVTKAAAKVGTATAPVRKAGAKIAKAAGTVAGKVGLAEPDGPCMLPGHWLDATECDTQPIPVIRDDWEDEHASAAAENPPKSRDREPPRPPRRDIVDESDDKGGHVIYLDPYAWDRD; this comes from the coding sequence GTGACGGCCCTTCTCGATCAGCTCCGGACGGCTCCCCGTAACGTCCTCAGCCGTATCCCCCTGCCCGGCGTCACAGGTGACGACGACGACGTCCGCCGGCCGCTTCCCGTCTCCGGGATGCTCGCCGCCGCGTGGACGCTCGGCGTGGGCCTGGCGGTGCTCACCACTCTCACCCTGGTCGGCTGGATCGCCTCCCCCAAGGGCTCGCTCGGTCCGGGCCTGCCGGGGGTGTTCCGCACCGCGTCCCAGCTCTGGCTGGCGGCCCACCACGCGGGGTTCGCGATCCCCGGAGGGTCGGTCGGGCTGCTCCCGCTGGGCCTGACGGTGCTGCCCGCCTTCCTGCTGTACCGGGCCGGGATCTGGATGGCCCGCGACGCCGACCTGCGCCTGCGGCTGCCCGCCCGGCTGCCCAAGAACAGCCCGAAGGACGAGGCCAACGCCCGGCGCCGGGCCCAGCTCGTGCTGGTCGCCCAGGCGGGCATCTCGCTGGCGGCGCCGTACGCGCTGCTGGCCGGGATCATCGCGCTGGTCACCCGGAACGAGGTCACCCAGCCGTTCCTCGGCGACGTGCTGGTCAGCCACCTGGTGGTGGCCTTCCTCGCCGGCTCGCTGGCCACCGCCAGGACGATCGGGCCGTGGCGGTCGATGCTGCGCCTGCTGCCCGAACGGCTGCGCTCGGTCGTGGTGGCCTCGGCCGCCGCGCTGGGAATCATGCTGGTGGCGGGCGCCGTCATGGTGTTCGGCGCCATCGTGGTGAACTTCAAGCAGGTCCAGGAGCTGTCCGACGTCCTGTCGCCCGGCTTCGTCGGCGGCCTGCTGCTCCTGCTGGTCCAGGGGCTCTACCTGCTCAACGCGGTCATCTGGGGGATGGCCTACATCGCCGGTCCGGGTTTCGCGGTCGGCACCGGCACGCTGGTCGCGCCGACCGGAGTCCAGCTCGGGACCGTGCCGAGCCTGCCGATCCTGGGCGCCCTGCCGGAGGCGGGCCCCACCCCGGCATGGGTGATGGTGGTGATCGCGCTGCCGTTCGCGGCCGGAGCGGTGGCGGGTGTCCTGGGTGTCAGGATCGCGCCGTCGCCCTCGTTCGAGGGTGCGCCGCTGTGGGGGTTCGTCTGCGGGCTGGCGACCGGTGCGGCGGCCGGGCTGCTGGCCGCGCTGTCCGGCGGCTCGCTGGGCGGGGCGAGGCTCTCCGCGGTCGGCCCGGCGGCCTGGGAGGTCATGCTCTCGGTGACGCTGGAGGTGGGCGTCGCCGCGGGCATCTCGGCGGGCCTGGCCAACTGGTGGCTGATCTTCCGGGAGCAGAACGCGGCGGTGACCAAGGCGGCCGCCAAGGTCGGCACGGCCACCGCGCCGGTCCGCAAGGCGGGAGCGAAGATCGCCAAGGCCGCGGGGACGGTGGCGGGCAAGGTCGGGCTCGCCGAGCCGGACGGCCCCTGCATGCTCCCCGGCCACTGGCTGGACGCCACCGAGTGCGACACCCAGCCGATCCCGGTCATCAGGGACGACTGGGAGGACGAGCACGCCTCGGCGGCGGCGGAGAACCCTCCGAAGAGCCGCGACCGCGAACCGCCGCGCCCGCCCCGGCGCGACATCGTCGACGAGTCCGACGACAAGGGCGGCCACGTGATCTACCTGGACCCCTACGCCTGGGACCGCGACTAG
- the sucC gene encoding ADP-forming succinate--CoA ligase subunit beta encodes MDLFEHQAKELFAEYGIPVPRGVVAHTVEEARAAAEQLTGRVVVKAQVKTGGRGKAGGVKVADDAADAEQKATQILGMDIKGHTVHKVLIEEASAIAEEYYFSFLLDRANRTFLAICSAAGGMDIEEVAHSAPEKVAKIPVSPLDGVDRARAREIAEAGGLPVAALDGAAELIEKLWAAFVDEDASLVEVNPMILSADGQVKALDGKVTLDDNAVFRQSDHVAFEDKDAEDPLEAAAKAKDLNYVKLDGSVGIIGNGAGLVMSTLDVVAYAGEAFPGQPKPANFLDIGGGASAEVMAAGLEIIISDPSVKSIFVNVFGGITACDAVANGIVSAFQLLESRGEAVSRPLVVRLDGNNAELGRQILADAKLSGVELVDTMDDAAKRAAELAAVGA; translated from the coding sequence GTGGACCTGTTCGAACATCAGGCGAAGGAGCTCTTCGCGGAGTACGGCATCCCGGTGCCGCGTGGCGTTGTCGCGCACACCGTGGAGGAGGCACGCGCGGCAGCCGAGCAGCTGACCGGCCGTGTCGTCGTCAAGGCACAGGTCAAGACCGGTGGCCGCGGCAAGGCCGGTGGCGTCAAGGTCGCCGACGACGCCGCCGACGCCGAGCAGAAGGCCACTCAGATCCTCGGCATGGACATCAAGGGCCACACGGTCCACAAGGTCCTGATCGAGGAGGCCAGCGCGATCGCGGAGGAGTACTACTTCTCCTTCCTGCTCGACCGCGCGAACCGTACCTTCCTCGCCATCTGCTCCGCCGCGGGCGGCATGGACATCGAAGAGGTCGCGCACAGCGCCCCGGAGAAGGTCGCCAAGATCCCGGTCTCCCCGCTGGACGGGGTGGACCGCGCCAGGGCCCGCGAGATCGCCGAGGCCGGTGGCCTGCCGGTGGCCGCGCTCGACGGCGCCGCGGAGCTCATCGAGAAGCTCTGGGCCGCCTTCGTCGACGAGGACGCCTCCCTGGTCGAGGTCAACCCGATGATCCTGTCGGCCGACGGCCAGGTGAAGGCCCTCGACGGCAAGGTCACCCTCGACGACAACGCGGTCTTCCGCCAGTCCGACCACGTGGCCTTCGAGGACAAGGACGCGGAGGACCCTCTTGAGGCCGCGGCCAAGGCGAAGGACCTCAACTACGTCAAGCTCGACGGCAGCGTGGGCATCATCGGCAACGGCGCGGGCCTGGTCATGTCGACCCTCGACGTCGTCGCCTACGCCGGTGAGGCCTTCCCCGGCCAGCCCAAGCCCGCCAACTTCCTCGACATCGGCGGCGGCGCCTCGGCCGAGGTCATGGCCGCCGGCCTGGAGATCATCATCTCCGACCCGTCCGTGAAGTCGATCTTCGTGAACGTCTTCGGCGGCATCACCGCCTGCGACGCGGTCGCCAACGGCATCGTCTCCGCCTTCCAGCTCCTGGAGAGCCGCGGCGAGGCCGTCAGCCGCCCGCTGGTCGTCCGGCTGGACGGCAACAACGCCGAACTCGGGCGTCAGATTCTCGCCGACGCCAAGCTTTCCGGCGTCGAGCTGGTGGACACCATGGACGATGCGGCCAAGCGCGCCGCCGAGCTCGCCGCGGTAGGTGCGTAA
- the purN gene encoding phosphoribosylglycinamide formyltransferase, which translates to MSSQAARLVVLVSGSGTNLQALLDAVADEAYGARIVAVGADRDGIEGLARAERAGVPTFVERLADHPRRDAWDRGIAARIARHRPDLVVCAGFMKILGAPTLTAFPVLNTHPALLPSFPGAHGVRDALAYGVRITGCTVMLADAGVDTGPIIAQEAVPVLDGDDEASLHERIKTVERSLLVDTVGRMAREGWTVADRTFRFGRPGG; encoded by the coding sequence GTGTCATCCCAGGCCGCTCGGCTTGTGGTCCTCGTGTCCGGTTCTGGAACCAACCTACAGGCCTTACTGGACGCTGTGGCAGACGAGGCGTACGGTGCCCGGATCGTAGCGGTGGGCGCCGATCGCGATGGTATCGAGGGATTGGCACGCGCGGAACGCGCCGGCGTCCCCACCTTCGTCGAAAGGCTGGCCGACCACCCGCGTCGGGACGCCTGGGACCGGGGGATCGCCGCGCGGATCGCCAGGCACCGGCCGGACCTGGTCGTCTGCGCGGGGTTCATGAAGATCCTCGGCGCGCCGACGCTGACCGCCTTCCCCGTTCTCAACACCCATCCCGCGCTGCTGCCCTCCTTCCCCGGCGCGCACGGAGTCCGCGACGCCCTCGCGTACGGCGTGCGGATCACCGGCTGCACCGTGATGCTCGCCGACGCCGGAGTCGACACCGGGCCGATCATCGCCCAGGAGGCCGTGCCCGTGCTGGACGGCGACGACGAGGCATCCCTGCACGAGCGCATCAAGACCGTCGAGCGGAGCCTGCTCGTCGACACCGTCGGCCGGATGGCCCGTGAGGGCTGGACCGTGGCCGACAGGACCTTTCGCTTCGGACGACCCGGTGGATGA
- a CDS encoding PQQ-dependent sugar dehydrogenase produces MRSPIRARSLAGALVAGLLLGLLAALPAAAAPTRYEAETATISQGAVESNHAGFSGTGFVNTDNVAGSYVEFTVNAAGAGSAAIAIRYANGTTVNRPADVAVNGTVVSAGRAFDGTGAWATWATSTLTAPVRAGANTVRITSTTAGGTPNLDFLDVEVTVAGNDYQAENATISQGVVDTKHAGFTGTGFVDYANVAGSYVEFTVNAATAGNYGLRFRFANGTATDRPMDVSVNGVTVSAGLSFPGTGAWTTWVERSVTAGLVAGANKVRATATTAGGGPNLDRLSAAAPADAEPPTAPANLRVVGEVRPTSADLAWDASTDNVGVSQYKIYNGGNVLMTVGGNVTATTLPGLTPNTRYVLSVLAYDAAGNASQGGNNVDVTTPPSDDVQPPSTPAGLRATNVAAGTVTLAWNASTDNIGVTGYHVYRDGTRFATVPDLTATADGLAPNTTYAFTVEAFDANGNVSPRSAPLAVKTSGTAGGGDPGYDRDVVKLDLPWGVAFLPDGSALVAERDRFEIVRVTRSGQKTVAGKITEAVTTSGEGGLLGLAISPDFATDHYVYAFHTAASDNRVVRFTYENGQIGAREPLVTGIAKNKFHNGGRIKFGPDGFLYITTGDAQDGNRAQNLNSLNGKILRVTPTGAGAPGNPFPSAPRVYSLGHRNPQGLAWDSQGRLWQSEFGDATLDELNLIQPGKNYGWPNCEGRCSNSAYVNPVQQWDVAAASPSGLEIVNDWIYMAAVRGQRLWVMKITGSTTDTPRAFFNGRWGRLRTVVKTPDGGLWLTSTNNDKNGGTPSVLDNTVVRLKFAGAAG; encoded by the coding sequence ATGAGATCTCCTATCCGAGCGCGTTCGCTGGCCGGCGCGCTCGTGGCCGGGCTGCTGCTCGGCCTGCTGGCCGCGCTCCCCGCCGCGGCCGCGCCGACCAGGTACGAAGCGGAAACCGCCACCATCTCCCAGGGCGCCGTGGAATCCAACCACGCCGGATTCTCCGGCACCGGGTTCGTCAACACCGACAACGTCGCCGGCTCCTACGTCGAGTTCACCGTCAACGCCGCCGGGGCCGGATCCGCCGCCATCGCCATCCGGTACGCCAACGGCACCACCGTCAACCGCCCCGCCGACGTCGCCGTCAACGGCACCGTCGTCTCGGCCGGCCGCGCGTTCGACGGCACCGGCGCCTGGGCCACCTGGGCGACCTCCACCCTGACCGCGCCGGTGAGGGCCGGGGCCAACACCGTCCGGATCACGTCCACCACCGCGGGCGGCACGCCCAACCTGGACTTCCTGGACGTCGAGGTGACGGTGGCCGGCAACGACTACCAGGCGGAGAACGCCACGATCTCCCAGGGGGTCGTGGACACCAAGCACGCCGGGTTCACCGGCACCGGATTCGTCGACTACGCCAACGTCGCCGGCTCCTACGTCGAGTTCACCGTCAACGCGGCGACCGCCGGAAACTACGGCCTGAGGTTCCGCTTCGCCAACGGCACCGCGACCGACAGGCCGATGGACGTCTCCGTCAACGGCGTGACGGTCTCGGCCGGGCTGTCGTTCCCCGGCACGGGCGCGTGGACCACCTGGGTGGAGAGATCCGTCACCGCGGGCCTCGTCGCCGGTGCCAACAAGGTCCGGGCCACCGCCACCACCGCGGGCGGCGGCCCCAACCTCGACCGGCTGAGCGCGGCGGCGCCGGCCGACGCCGAGCCGCCGACCGCCCCCGCGAACCTGCGCGTCGTCGGCGAGGTCAGGCCGACCTCGGCCGACCTGGCCTGGGACGCGTCCACCGACAACGTGGGCGTGTCGCAGTACAAGATCTACAACGGCGGCAACGTGCTCATGACCGTGGGCGGCAACGTCACCGCCACCACGCTGCCGGGCCTGACGCCCAACACCAGGTACGTGCTGAGCGTGCTCGCCTACGACGCGGCGGGCAACGCCTCCCAGGGCGGCAACAACGTCGACGTCACCACGCCGCCGAGCGACGACGTCCAGCCGCCGAGCACGCCGGCCGGCCTGCGCGCGACCAACGTCGCGGCCGGCACGGTCACGCTGGCCTGGAACGCCTCGACCGACAACATCGGGGTCACCGGCTACCACGTCTACCGCGACGGCACGCGGTTCGCCACCGTGCCCGACCTGACGGCGACCGCGGACGGGCTGGCGCCCAACACGACCTACGCGTTCACCGTCGAGGCGTTCGACGCCAACGGCAACGTCTCGCCGCGCAGCGCGCCACTGGCGGTGAAGACGAGCGGTACGGCTGGCGGAGGCGACCCCGGCTACGACAGGGACGTCGTCAAACTCGACCTGCCGTGGGGCGTCGCCTTCCTGCCCGACGGCAGCGCGCTGGTCGCCGAGCGGGACCGGTTCGAGATCGTCCGCGTCACCCGGAGCGGGCAGAAGACCGTGGCCGGAAAGATCACCGAAGCGGTGACGACCAGCGGCGAGGGCGGGCTCCTGGGCCTGGCGATCTCGCCGGACTTCGCCACCGACCACTACGTCTACGCCTTCCACACGGCCGCGTCCGACAACCGCGTCGTGCGGTTCACGTACGAGAACGGGCAGATCGGTGCCCGCGAGCCGCTCGTCACCGGCATCGCCAAGAACAAGTTCCACAACGGTGGCCGGATCAAGTTCGGCCCGGACGGCTTCCTCTACATCACCACCGGCGACGCCCAGGACGGCAACCGGGCGCAGAACCTCAACTCGCTCAACGGCAAGATCCTGCGCGTGACGCCGACCGGCGCGGGCGCGCCCGGCAACCCGTTCCCGAGCGCGCCGCGGGTGTACTCCCTCGGCCACCGCAACCCGCAGGGCCTGGCCTGGGACTCCCAGGGACGGCTGTGGCAGTCGGAGTTCGGCGACGCCACACTGGACGAGCTCAACCTGATCCAGCCCGGCAAGAACTACGGCTGGCCCAACTGCGAGGGCAGGTGCAGCAACTCGGCATACGTCAACCCGGTCCAGCAGTGGGACGTCGCCGCCGCGTCGCCGAGCGGCCTGGAGATCGTCAACGACTGGATCTACATGGCGGCCGTCCGGGGCCAGCGGCTCTGGGTCATGAAGATCACCGGTAGCACCACCGACACGCCCCGGGCGTTCTTCAACGGCCGCTGGGGCCGCCTGCGCACCGTCGTCAAGACCCCCGACGGCGGGCTCTGGCTCACCTCGACCAACAACGACAAGAACGGCGGCACGCCGTCCGTCCTCGACAACACCGTGGTGCGGCTGAAGTTCGCCGGCGCGGCCGGCTGA
- the pcrA gene encoding DNA helicase PcrA gives MPAASLTHPLLDGLNPQQREAVVHHGSPLLIVAGAGSGKTRVLTHRIAYLLGERGAQPQEILAITFTNKAAREMKDRVDNLIGPRSAAMWVMTFHSACVRILRREAKRLGFPSSFSIYDQADSQRLMAMVCREMDLDPKRYPPRSFSAQVSNFKNELIDYETAAGQASSHLERTLAEAYRNYQRKLTEAGAMDFDDLIMLTVTLFQIFPDVAEHYRRRWRHVMVDEYQDTNHAQYTLIRELVGAPELRTADGDLVREGTIAPAELCVVGDADQSIYAFRGATIRNILEFERDYPNAKTILLEQNYRSTQTILSAANAVISRNESRKPKNLWSDQGAGPKIVGYVADNEHDEAMFVAQEVDKLTDDEGVVPGQVAVFYRTNAASRVFEEIFIRTGLPYKVVGGVRFYERKEVRDLLAYLRVLANPNDVVSLRRILNVPKRGIGDRAEAMVEAFASRERIPFWEGLRRADEAPGMATRSLNAIREFVALMEELMAKAAGTPPSELAQEVLESTGYRTELATSGDPQDESRLENLDEMISVASEFEEANPEGTLVEFLEQVSLVADADQIPAGDGGQGVVTLMTLHTAKGLEFPVVFLTGMEDGVFPHMRSLGEPKELEEERRLAYVGITRAEKRLYVSRAAVRSSWGAPAFNPASRFVAEIPGELVDWRGDPGKNAWSAGTSRRETRPAPARKPGGKPIPNLSPGDRVTHDQFGLGTVVSVDGVAEKTKAKIDFGSGGEKTLLLAYASLEKL, from the coding sequence ATCCCAGCCGCTTCCCTGACCCACCCGTTGCTCGACGGGCTCAACCCCCAGCAGCGGGAGGCCGTCGTGCATCACGGCAGCCCGCTGCTCATCGTCGCGGGGGCCGGATCGGGCAAGACACGGGTGCTGACCCACCGCATCGCCTACCTGCTGGGCGAGCGGGGCGCGCAGCCGCAGGAGATCCTGGCGATCACCTTCACCAACAAGGCCGCGCGGGAGATGAAGGACCGGGTCGACAACCTCATCGGCCCGCGCTCGGCGGCGATGTGGGTGATGACCTTCCACAGCGCGTGCGTGCGGATCCTGCGGCGCGAGGCCAAGCGGCTGGGCTTCCCGTCGAGCTTCTCCATCTACGACCAGGCCGACTCCCAGCGGCTGATGGCGATGGTCTGCCGGGAGATGGACCTCGACCCCAAGCGCTACCCGCCGCGCTCCTTCTCCGCCCAGGTCAGCAACTTCAAGAACGAGCTGATCGACTACGAGACGGCGGCCGGACAGGCCTCCAGCCACCTGGAGCGCACGCTCGCCGAGGCCTACCGCAACTACCAGCGGAAGCTGACCGAGGCCGGCGCGATGGACTTCGACGACCTCATCATGCTGACGGTCACGCTGTTCCAGATCTTCCCCGACGTGGCCGAGCACTACCGGCGCCGCTGGCGCCACGTCATGGTGGACGAATACCAGGACACCAACCACGCCCAGTACACCCTGATCCGCGAGCTCGTCGGCGCTCCCGAGCTGCGCACCGCCGACGGCGACCTGGTCAGGGAGGGCACGATCGCCCCGGCCGAGCTGTGCGTGGTCGGCGACGCCGACCAGTCGATCTACGCCTTCCGGGGCGCGACGATCCGCAACATCCTGGAGTTCGAGCGCGACTACCCCAACGCCAAGACGATCCTGCTGGAGCAGAACTACCGCTCCACCCAGACGATCCTGAGCGCGGCCAACGCGGTGATCTCGCGCAACGAGAGCCGCAAGCCGAAGAACCTCTGGTCCGATCAGGGCGCCGGCCCGAAGATCGTCGGCTACGTCGCGGACAACGAGCACGACGAGGCCATGTTCGTCGCGCAGGAGGTCGACAAGCTCACCGACGACGAGGGCGTCGTGCCCGGCCAGGTGGCGGTCTTCTACCGGACCAACGCGGCCTCCCGGGTGTTCGAGGAGATCTTCATCCGGACCGGCCTGCCGTACAAGGTGGTCGGCGGGGTGCGCTTCTACGAGCGCAAGGAGGTCCGTGACCTGCTGGCCTACCTGCGGGTGCTGGCCAACCCCAACGACGTGGTGTCGCTGCGCCGGATCCTGAACGTCCCCAAGCGCGGCATCGGCGACCGGGCCGAGGCGATGGTGGAGGCGTTCGCGTCCCGCGAGCGGATCCCGTTCTGGGAGGGGCTCCGCCGGGCGGACGAGGCGCCGGGCATGGCCACCCGCTCGCTCAACGCCATCAGGGAGTTCGTCGCGCTGATGGAGGAGCTGATGGCCAAGGCCGCCGGCACGCCGCCGTCGGAGCTGGCCCAGGAGGTGCTGGAGAGCACCGGTTACCGGACGGAGCTCGCGACCTCGGGTGACCCGCAGGACGAGAGCCGTCTGGAGAACCTGGACGAGATGATCTCGGTGGCGTCGGAGTTCGAGGAGGCCAACCCCGAGGGCACGCTCGTGGAGTTCCTGGAGCAGGTCTCCCTGGTGGCCGACGCCGACCAGATCCCGGCGGGCGACGGCGGCCAGGGCGTGGTCACGCTGATGACCCTGCACACCGCCAAGGGGCTGGAGTTCCCGGTGGTGTTCCTCACCGGGATGGAGGACGGCGTCTTCCCGCACATGCGCTCGCTGGGCGAGCCGAAGGAGCTGGAGGAGGAGCGCCGGCTGGCCTACGTCGGCATCACCCGGGCCGAGAAGCGCCTCTACGTCTCCCGGGCGGCCGTCCGCAGCTCATGGGGGGCGCCCGCGTTCAACCCGGCCTCCCGCTTCGTCGCCGAGATCCCGGGGGAGCTGGTCGACTGGCGCGGCGACCCAGGTAAGAACGCCTGGAGCGCCGGCACCTCCCGCCGCGAGACCCGTCCGGCTCCCGCCAGGAAGCCCGGCGGGAAGCCCATCCCCAACCTGAGCCCGGGTGACCGGGTCACCCACGACCAGTTCGGCCTGGGCACGGTCGTGTCGGTGGACGGCGTGGCCGAGAAGACCAAGGCGAAGATCGACTTCGGCAGTGGCGGGGAGAAGACCCTGCTGCTGGCCTACGCGTCGCTGGAGAAGCTCTGA
- a CDS encoding cobalamin B12-binding domain-containing protein, with amino-acid sequence MDAVPRIRVVIAKPGLDGHDRGVKIVARALRDAGMEVVYTGLHQTPEQIVRTAIQEDAAAIGLSILSGAHMTLFAKVLALLKDDDAGDIVVFGGGIIPEADMPELRRMGVARVFTPGATTQEIVEWVRSVVPARV; translated from the coding sequence ATGGATGCCGTGCCGAGGATCCGCGTCGTCATCGCCAAACCCGGGCTCGACGGGCACGACCGCGGTGTGAAGATCGTGGCGCGGGCCCTGCGGGACGCCGGGATGGAGGTCGTCTACACCGGCCTGCACCAGACGCCCGAGCAGATCGTGCGCACCGCCATCCAGGAGGACGCAGCGGCGATCGGGCTCTCAATCCTGTCGGGCGCGCACATGACGCTGTTCGCCAAGGTCCTCGCACTGCTGAAGGATGACGACGCGGGCGACATAGTGGTGTTCGGCGGCGGGATCATCCCCGAGGCGGACATGCCCGAGCTCCGGCGGATGGGCGTGGCCCGGGTCTTCACGCCGGGCGCGACCACCCAGGAGATCGTCGAGTGGGTGCGGAGTGTCGTTCCCGCCCGCGTTTAA